From [Flavobacterium] thermophilum:
AAACTCTGGGCTTGGTGCGGCCTTAGCGACCGCCCATTTTTCGCCGCTCGCCGCCGTTCCAAGCGCTATTTTCAGCGTCTGGCACAATATTTCCGGTCCGATTGTCGCAACATACTTCCGCAAACAAGCAGATCGCCACGCGGCGGACGAACAAACCATTTCCGCTTGATCTCTTTCACACTTTGTCTAGCAGCAAGGCAAAAAGCTGTCCCCGAAAGACGGTCGTTTATTTCGGGAGACAGCTTTTTTGCCATCACTCTTGTTTCTCCACTTCCAAGCGATTCAGATGCGCTTTGGAAACAAAAAAGCCGATATTCGCCTTCAACCTCATTTCACAGCGCCCCTTCAAACGGAAACACCATCCGCCCTGCCAGTTCAGGAAAATCAATGAACGGGTTGCGGTTGCCTTGGATGAAAAAAATCGCGCTGTTGCGATGATGTTCATACACCGTCGGTGGAAATTGTTCGTGCCAACGGACAAGGAGCGGAATATCGATTTTGCGCCGAAACGACTTTGCGATCGCCTTTGGGTAGCGAAGCAGAAAGTACAACATCGCCCTTGCCGCCGTCCCTTTGCCGTATTCCGGCTCGAAATAGCCGTTATGGACGACGCCGCAGCGGTTTTGGATTTGTTCGTCGGGATCTTCCGGATTGTAAAACGGGAAATCCGCGTACGGAAAATTCGACCGCATCGTATTGCACTCCGGCTGGCAGACGAACAAATGATGCAAATCGCCTTTCATCGGTTCACGCGCGCCAAACCACGACTGCGGAACGACATGTTCCGCATTGAATTTCCATTGCTGCTCGATCGTGTTCACCCGCTCGTGCACCTCGCCCGGCCCTTGTTTGGCTTTTTTCAGCAGCTGGCGGAATTCGTCATAACGCCGCTTCATCGTTTCCACATCTTGGACGATTAACGTTTTCGGATCTTTCCGCTCGCCCGAATACAAGCTGCGCACCGTTCCGTCCGGCTGCAAGTCGACCCATGTGTACAAATACTCATCCTTGCTGAAAAAATACGGCAGCCGCCGCTTATGGGTGCGCGCCACCAGTTCGTGATAGCGGACAAACAACATCAATCCGTCCCCTTCAAGCGGCAGATGGCGATAATACCGTTGGCGCGCCCGCTCATCTTCTGCGGCCTGATAATACGCGTCCTCCACCGCGAGTCGCTCGTTCAACTGCTCCAGCTGGGCGGCAACATCTTCCGTTTGCCATTGGCCAAGCTCCTCAAGCCGCCGTTCCGCCTCTCCCATCGGCGCTCCCCTTTCTTTTTTCTTTTAGTGTATCACGGAAGACGAAAGAGGACGATAACGGCGTTAATGCAAAAGAAACGATGTCGCGCCGAACAAAACGGCGGCGATGCCAGCCGTATCAAGCGCCTTATCGATGACCGACACCATATAGCCGACAAACGCGGTGGCAATTGGGATGAGCGCGACAACCGGGTTGGATGTCACCTCAATGGCAAAGCCGATTTGCTGGGACGACAGCCCGAGCCGTTTGCGCAGCGCCTTCATGATCGGCGCGACGGTGACGATGCGAAAATCGGGGTCGCTAAACGTCACCATCGTCGAAATCCACGTCAGCAGCATGGCGGTTTTGGCCGATTTCACTTTTTTGCTGACGAGATGGACGAACCCTTTGATTCCGCCGGTATATTTGATCATGCTGACAAGACCAGCGAACACATACAAGAACATGATAATGCGGATGTTGTTCGTCTGCATTAAGTTGTCAACAACGTAATGAAGCATCGTCCGCAGCCCGCCAAGCAAGGACGGGGTCATCAAATAACTGCCAACCAACAGCCCGACAAACAGCCCCGGGATGACTTGCTTCGTCCAAATCGAAATCGGGATGACGACGAAAAATGGCAAGAGAGCTTTCCACGACGGTTCCATTGGCCATTCACTCTGTCTATGCAATCCGCTGCGAATCTTCATCCAACAACACGGAAACAGCTGCGAAAAAAGTGCAAGAGGACATACACGAATGAAACCGCTTTCCTGCTCCAAAAATAAAAAAGCTGCCTATTAGACAGCTTTCACTGCTTCTCTTCGGGACGGCAGCGCCAACAAGTGGAGCGTCACTTCCGGCTTCGAGCCGATTCGAATGTTCACCCCGGTTTGCCCAAGCCCTTCGTTGATATAAAACGGTTTCCCCTCCCATTCATGATAACCTTTGATCATGTTCCGCTCGGTGAGCGTTTTGCTCATTTTCGCCAAATGGTACGGCTTTGGCCAATGAATTTGCCCGCCGTGGAAATGGCCGGACAGCAAGTAGTCAAAATGATAGTCTTTCATATGCGGCACGATGTCT
This genomic window contains:
- the bsn gene encoding Extracellular ribonuclease precursor, whose protein sequence is MGEAERRLEELGQWQTEDVAAQLEQLNERLAVEDAYYQAAEDERARQRYYRHLPLEGDGLMLFVRYHELVARTHKRRLPYFFSKDEYLYTWVDLQPDGTVRSLYSGERKDPKTLIVQDVETMKRRYDEFRQLLKKAKQGPGEVHERVNTIEQQWKFNAEHVVPQSWFGAREPMKGDLHHLFVCQPECNTMRSNFPYADFPFYNPEDPDEQIQNRCGVVHNGYFEPEYGKGTAARAMLYFLLRYPKAIAKSFRRKIDIPLLVRWHEQFPPTVYEHHRNSAIFFIQGNRNPFIDFPELAGRMVFPFEGAL